A window of the Gemmatirosa kalamazoonensis genome harbors these coding sequences:
- a CDS encoding M24 family metallopeptidase produces the protein MTRPSRVPPVFVALASLVLATAAPAARAQDAVPADTQPAGRSLAELGLTATPTHPFGTLREQAAAQQRWLAERMRAVLPALLRKYDVDAWVVPMREYNEDPVFSSLVSPETFAARRRTIYAFFAPCDTCRVERLAFGGTSQGGVYEAVRATKAVPTAPGLTVAAGSGARAPTAELWGDEQWQVLKRALETRRPRRIAVDVSRTFAFADGLSAGELEGMHAALGTAWTSRFVHVDGLPLDLIATRSAEEDALFREMNRLVWDIVGEAFSNRVVTPGTTRTSDVVWWMRQRVNDLGLGTWFHPSVEVQRRGWTAERLGDDPVIERGDVLHCDFGITALRLNTDTQHMGYVLRDGETEPPAGLRAALGVSNRLQDILVAELRPGRTGNEILRAAQARMRSAGIDGTIYTHPIGMHGHGAGPLIGLWDYQDGVPGRGDARVIPRSWYSIELQATTPVPEWDGQPVRSAQEEDLVIGADGIGRWAYRRQTAFHLVR, from the coding sequence GTGACGAGGCCCTCGCGCGTACCGCCGGTGTTCGTCGCACTCGCATCGCTGGTACTCGCGACCGCCGCACCCGCGGCCCGGGCGCAGGACGCCGTGCCGGCCGACACGCAGCCCGCCGGCCGGTCGCTCGCCGAGCTGGGACTCACCGCGACGCCGACCCACCCGTTCGGAACGCTGCGCGAGCAGGCCGCCGCGCAGCAGCGATGGCTCGCCGAGCGCATGCGCGCCGTGCTCCCCGCGCTGCTCCGCAAGTACGACGTCGACGCGTGGGTAGTGCCGATGCGCGAGTACAACGAGGACCCGGTGTTCTCGTCGCTCGTGTCGCCGGAGACGTTCGCCGCGCGCCGGCGCACGATCTACGCGTTCTTCGCGCCGTGCGACACGTGCCGCGTGGAGCGGCTCGCGTTCGGCGGCACGTCGCAGGGCGGCGTGTACGAGGCCGTGCGTGCGACGAAGGCGGTGCCGACCGCGCCCGGGCTCACCGTCGCGGCGGGGAGCGGCGCACGCGCGCCGACCGCGGAGCTGTGGGGCGACGAGCAGTGGCAGGTGCTGAAGCGCGCGCTCGAGACGCGGCGCCCGCGCCGCATCGCGGTGGACGTGTCGCGCACGTTCGCGTTCGCCGACGGTCTCTCCGCCGGAGAGCTCGAAGGGATGCATGCCGCCCTCGGCACCGCGTGGACGTCGCGCTTCGTGCACGTCGACGGGCTCCCGCTCGACCTCATCGCGACGCGCTCGGCGGAGGAGGACGCGCTGTTCCGCGAGATGAACCGCCTCGTGTGGGACATCGTCGGCGAGGCGTTCTCGAACCGCGTCGTCACGCCGGGGACGACGCGCACGAGCGACGTCGTGTGGTGGATGCGGCAGCGCGTGAACGACCTCGGGTTAGGCACCTGGTTCCACCCGTCGGTGGAGGTGCAGCGCCGCGGCTGGACGGCCGAGCGGCTCGGCGACGATCCGGTGATCGAGCGCGGCGACGTGCTGCACTGCGACTTCGGCATCACCGCGCTGCGGCTCAACACGGACACGCAGCACATGGGCTACGTGCTGCGCGACGGCGAGACGGAGCCGCCGGCGGGGCTGCGCGCGGCGCTCGGCGTCTCGAACCGACTGCAGGACATCCTCGTCGCGGAGCTGCGTCCCGGGCGAACCGGGAACGAGATCCTACGTGCGGCGCAGGCGCGCATGCGCTCGGCGGGGATCGACGGCACGATCTACACGCACCCCATCGGCATGCACGGCCACGGCGCGGGGCCGCTCATCGGGCTGTGGGACTACCAGGACGGGGTGCCTGGCCGCGGGGACGCGCGCGTCATCCCGCGCTCGTGGTACTCGATCGAGCTGCAGGCCACGACGCCGGTGCCGGAGTGGGATGGCCAGCCCGTGCGCTCGGCGCAGGAGGAGGACCTCGTGATCGGCGCCGACGGGATCGGTCGCTGGGCGTATCGCCGCCAGACAGCGTTCCACCTCGTGCGCTAG
- a CDS encoding co-chaperone GroES — protein MLRNNKQLLVVGDRVLIQPEDGDERTKVGLYLPPTAVDNQAVQGGRIVATGPGLPMPDLSGDASDEPWRIGSGSRETRYVPMQARAGDFALFFRKAAVEITFEAERYLVVPQAAILALVRDTDADDEPRFD, from the coding sequence ATGCTCCGCAACAACAAGCAGCTGCTCGTCGTCGGGGATCGCGTGCTGATCCAGCCCGAGGACGGCGACGAGCGCACGAAGGTCGGCCTCTATCTCCCGCCGACCGCGGTCGACAACCAGGCCGTGCAAGGCGGGCGCATCGTCGCCACCGGCCCCGGTCTGCCGATGCCCGACCTGTCGGGCGACGCGTCGGACGAGCCGTGGCGGATCGGCAGCGGGTCGCGCGAGACGCGCTACGTGCCGATGCAGGCCCGCGCGGGCGACTTCGCGCTGTTTTTCCGCAAGGCCGCCGTGGAGATCACGTTCGAGGCGGAGCGCTATCTCGTCGTGCCGCAGGCGGCGATCCTCGCCCTCGTGCGCGATACCGACGCCGACGACGAGCCGCGGTTCGACTGA
- a CDS encoding phage holin family protein, with product MADDRRDGAPGIGTLLRDLAEGSGELVRHEVRLARIEAMELVRGIGVGTASVAAGGVLGLLGALSLLAGVILLIGDQWLHDDYWLAALIVTLIAGGVAAFYAWRGKQRLSPAQLVPNQTVETLKEDVEWLRRQRT from the coding sequence ATGGCCGACGACCGACGAGATGGAGCGCCCGGCATCGGGACGCTGCTCAGGGATCTGGCCGAAGGGAGCGGGGAGCTCGTGCGCCACGAGGTGCGGCTCGCGCGCATCGAGGCGATGGAGCTCGTGCGCGGGATCGGCGTCGGCACGGCGTCGGTCGCGGCGGGCGGCGTGCTCGGGCTCCTCGGCGCGCTGTCGCTGCTCGCCGGGGTGATCCTGCTCATCGGCGACCAGTGGCTGCACGACGACTACTGGCTCGCCGCGCTGATCGTGACGCTGATCGCCGGCGGCGTCGCCGCATTCTACGCCTGGCGCGGGAAGCAACGCCTGTCGCCGGCGCAACTGGTTCCGAATCAGACGGTGGAGACGCTCAAGGAGGACGTGGAATGGCTGAGACGACAGCGGACGTGA
- a CDS encoding DUF3618 domain-containing protein produces the protein MAETTADVRRDIELTRERMSSTLAQLERKLNLGEMVKEHPWPALGLAFGAGLLLSGSKADVKAAAATAVATKGASSKLGTALDDIVSNLMHAVGDALQGHVDGMLGEVKQALGVPKDGNGQRSGFASYGTSRESVPALADTDTHPSSVSSVGADGSSWAPQGASVGRAD, from the coding sequence ATGGCTGAGACGACAGCGGACGTGAGGCGCGACATCGAGCTGACGCGGGAGCGGATGTCGTCGACGCTCGCGCAGCTCGAGCGCAAGCTGAACCTCGGAGAGATGGTGAAGGAACACCCGTGGCCGGCGTTAGGCCTCGCGTTCGGCGCCGGGCTGCTGCTCAGCGGCTCGAAGGCCGACGTGAAGGCCGCGGCGGCGACGGCGGTCGCGACGAAGGGCGCGAGCTCGAAGCTCGGCACGGCGCTCGACGACATCGTGTCGAACCTGATGCACGCCGTCGGCGACGCGCTGCAGGGACACGTGGACGGCATGCTCGGCGAGGTGAAGCAGGCGCTCGGCGTGCCGAAGGACGGCAACGGCCAGCGCTCCGGCTTCGCGAGCTACGGCACGTCGCGCGAGTCCGTGCCGGCGCTCGCCGACACCGACACGCACCCGTCGAGCGTCTCCTCCGTCGGCGCCGACGGCTCGAGCTGGGCGCCGCAGGGCGCATCGGTCGGGCGCGCGGACTGA
- a CDS encoding ABC transporter permease codes for MVDSYAKLWAVIKREYVERVRTKWFIISTLLIPLLLTATGVLPVWLAVKTTASNNVSRIAIIDATGTDLGQRVARVLAGDSARASSGGAANGGAPEVRATAPAEIAQAESRATREVMQKRIPGYLVLDAATVRGDSARYAGRNASSVPDLERLRTAVRQSVVAQRLETAGLQGSRVDSLTSVKLQLPAERIDDKGKGGGGGMKSYIVGLVIAFVLYMSLAIYGQMVLRGVMEEKTTRVAEVVVSSVKPETLMAGKVLGIAGVGFTQQALWIGGTIYLFGFLQPWIAKMGRGAATAAAASASPGAAAAQQTAGLPLPDFSVGTIAAIAAFFLLGFLLFSSLYAAAGATVSSEQDAQQAATPIAFLLVPSVIMVQPIALNPASGMAQVFSWIPFTAPVIMPLRMTMIQVPWWEVVGSIAVTLVTVAIVIWLAARIYRVGLLMYGKRPTVPELVRWIRQAA; via the coding sequence ATGGTTGACAGCTACGCGAAGCTCTGGGCGGTGATCAAGCGCGAGTACGTGGAGCGCGTGCGCACCAAGTGGTTCATCATCTCGACGCTGCTCATCCCGCTGCTGCTCACGGCGACGGGTGTGCTGCCGGTGTGGCTCGCGGTGAAGACGACCGCGTCGAACAACGTGAGCCGCATCGCGATCATCGACGCCACGGGCACGGACCTCGGCCAGCGCGTCGCGCGCGTGCTCGCCGGCGACTCGGCCCGCGCGTCGAGCGGCGGCGCGGCGAACGGCGGCGCTCCCGAAGTGCGCGCGACGGCGCCCGCCGAGATCGCGCAGGCGGAGTCGCGCGCCACGCGCGAGGTGATGCAGAAGCGCATCCCCGGCTATCTCGTGCTCGACGCGGCGACGGTGCGCGGCGACTCCGCGCGCTACGCCGGGCGCAACGCGTCGAGCGTGCCCGACCTCGAGCGGCTGCGCACCGCCGTTAGGCAGAGCGTCGTCGCCCAGCGGCTCGAGACCGCCGGCCTGCAGGGCAGCCGCGTCGACTCGCTGACGTCGGTGAAGCTGCAGCTCCCCGCCGAGCGCATCGACGACAAGGGCAAGGGCGGCGGCGGCGGCATGAAGAGCTACATCGTGGGGCTCGTGATCGCGTTCGTCCTGTACATGTCGCTCGCGATCTACGGCCAGATGGTGCTGCGCGGCGTGATGGAGGAGAAGACGACGCGCGTCGCCGAGGTCGTGGTGTCGAGCGTGAAGCCGGAGACGCTGATGGCGGGCAAGGTGCTCGGCATCGCGGGCGTCGGGTTCACGCAGCAGGCGCTGTGGATCGGCGGCACGATCTACCTGTTCGGCTTCCTGCAGCCGTGGATCGCGAAGATGGGCCGGGGCGCCGCGACGGCGGCCGCCGCGAGCGCGAGCCCGGGCGCCGCGGCCGCGCAGCAGACCGCCGGCCTGCCGCTCCCCGACTTCTCGGTCGGGACGATCGCCGCGATCGCCGCGTTCTTCCTGTTAGGCTTCCTGCTCTTCTCGTCGCTCTACGCGGCGGCCGGCGCGACGGTGAGCTCGGAGCAGGACGCGCAGCAGGCAGCGACGCCGATCGCGTTCCTGCTCGTGCCGTCGGTCATCATGGTGCAGCCGATCGCGCTGAACCCGGCGAGCGGCATGGCGCAGGTGTTCTCGTGGATCCCGTTCACGGCGCCGGTCATCATGCCGCTGCGCATGACGATGATCCAGGTGCCGTGGTGGGAGGTCGTCGGCTCGATCGCGGTCACGCTCGTGACCGTGGCGATCGTCATCTGGCTCGCCGCGCGCATCTACCGCGTCGGCCTGCTGATGTACGGCAAGCGCCCGACGGTGCCGGAGCTCGTGCGCTGGATTCGACAGGCAGCCTGA
- a CDS encoding ABC transporter ATP-binding protein, translating to MTDLAIDVRHVVKRYAEHTAVRDLSLSVPRGVVYGLLGPNGAGKTTTIRMLLNIIAPDEGSIQILGRPNGDAEVMNKLGYLPEERGLYPKMQVRRVLRFLAELKGVKAKDADHRIDEWLERLALRTPEKDWSQSKVNELSRGMQQKVQFIGTLLHDPDLVILDEPFSGLDPINAQALKDTVVELRRRGKTVIFSTHLMDNAERLCDAVCIIARGEKVLDGGVTEVKAAHGGRHVALGLDRASMNGASADVAAVLADRTLVRRSDDQNRFVEIELAEGASPQTLLQRLVASGAAITRFELVQPSLHQIFLQKVGATGVEEGMSGHG from the coding sequence ATGACTGATCTGGCGATCGACGTCAGGCACGTCGTCAAGCGCTACGCGGAGCACACCGCCGTGCGCGACCTCTCGCTGTCGGTCCCGCGCGGCGTCGTCTACGGGCTGCTCGGCCCGAACGGCGCCGGCAAGACGACGACGATCCGCATGCTCCTCAACATCATCGCCCCCGACGAGGGGTCGATCCAGATCCTGGGTCGGCCGAACGGCGACGCGGAGGTGATGAACAAGCTCGGCTACCTGCCGGAGGAGCGCGGTCTGTATCCGAAGATGCAGGTGCGCCGCGTGCTGCGTTTCCTCGCCGAGTTGAAGGGGGTGAAGGCGAAGGACGCCGATCACCGCATCGACGAATGGCTCGAGCGGCTCGCGCTGCGCACGCCGGAGAAGGACTGGAGCCAGTCGAAGGTGAACGAGCTGTCGCGCGGCATGCAGCAGAAGGTGCAGTTCATCGGCACCCTGCTGCACGACCCCGACCTCGTGATCCTCGACGAGCCGTTCAGCGGCCTCGATCCCATCAACGCGCAGGCGTTGAAGGACACCGTCGTGGAGCTGCGCCGCCGCGGCAAGACGGTGATCTTCTCGACGCACCTGATGGACAACGCCGAGCGGCTGTGTGACGCGGTGTGCATCATCGCCCGCGGCGAGAAGGTGCTCGACGGCGGCGTGACGGAGGTGAAGGCCGCGCACGGCGGGCGGCACGTCGCGTTGGGCCTCGACCGCGCGTCCATGAACGGCGCGAGCGCCGACGTGGCCGCGGTCCTCGCCGACCGCACGCTCGTTCGCCGCTCCGACGATCAGAACCGCTTCGTCGAGATCGAGCTCGCCGAGGGGGCGAGCCCGCAGACGCTGCTGCAGCGGCTCGTGGCGAGCGGCGCGGCGATCACCCGGTTCGAGCTCGTGCAGCCGTCGCTGCACCAGATCTTCCTGCAGAAGGTCGGCGCCACGGGCGTCGAGGAGGGGATGTCCGGCCATGGTTGA
- a CDS encoding ABC transporter permease yields the protein MPNIRPNYDLDTRGVSPNRVGAGKEIVRNTPRRAVVAGAAGGALAGLLLLFLIVPVAGVVGVDGAAGARLLVTDAELRDAIARTAVTATTATLVAALTGIPLAWLLAHRAFRGRHVVELLLDLPLVLPHPVAGIALLLAFGRTSAVGARLAEAGLQVVGTPVGTVCAMLFVSAPLFVSAARESFARIDPSLELVARTLGEDAWGAFRRVTLPLARRGLLAGAVVTWARAVSEFGAVVVLAYNPKVVSVLSYERLTGFGLREALPVAAALLLVSLVPLAALRALRTPRRGWDAVAIR from the coding sequence ATGCCGAATATACGACCGAACTACGACCTCGATACGCGCGGCGTGTCGCCGAACCGGGTGGGAGCTGGTAAGGAAATCGTACGGAACACTCCGCGCCGCGCGGTCGTCGCCGGCGCGGCGGGCGGCGCGCTCGCCGGGCTGTTGCTGCTCTTTCTCATCGTGCCCGTCGCCGGCGTCGTCGGCGTCGATGGGGCCGCGGGGGCGCGGCTGCTCGTCACAGACGCGGAGCTGCGTGACGCGATCGCCCGCACCGCGGTCACCGCGACGACGGCCACGCTGGTCGCCGCGCTGACGGGGATCCCGCTCGCGTGGCTGCTCGCGCACCGCGCGTTCCGCGGGCGTCACGTCGTGGAGCTGCTGCTCGACCTGCCGCTCGTGCTGCCGCACCCGGTCGCGGGGATCGCGCTCCTGCTCGCGTTCGGGCGCACGAGCGCGGTCGGCGCGCGGCTGGCCGAGGCGGGGCTGCAGGTCGTCGGCACGCCGGTAGGCACCGTGTGCGCGATGCTGTTCGTGAGCGCGCCGCTGTTCGTGAGCGCGGCGCGCGAGAGCTTCGCCCGCATCGACCCGAGCCTGGAGCTCGTGGCGCGCACGCTCGGCGAGGACGCGTGGGGCGCGTTCCGGCGCGTCACGCTGCCGCTGGCGCGCCGGGGGCTGCTCGCCGGCGCGGTGGTGACCTGGGCGCGCGCGGTGAGCGAGTTCGGCGCCGTGGTGGTGCTCGCCTACAACCCGAAGGTGGTGAGCGTGTTGAGCTACGAGCGGCTCACCGGCTTCGGCCTGCGCGAGGCGCTGCCGGTCGCTGCCGCGCTGCTGCTCGTGTCGCTCGTGCCGCTGGCCGCGCTGCGGGCGCTCCGCACGCCGCGCCGTGGCTGGGACGCTGTGGCGATTCGATAG
- a CDS encoding YqaA family protein, with protein sequence MSAPRLLPASTEHRDARPGNRVRRALVALIARLHRWAESGSAGSAVCTWSCLQGSVVPGPSEALFLPLGLSDPRRALRLAAWAALGAVVGGLIAYGIGRYAFDAVGRPLVSLFGIGPARWHSLEGLFHRRGAMLVLLSTVSPLSTKLICIGAGAFGVPFPAYLAALTLGRVGRFGVLGLVVRFAGDRLVARLERKLGRSIETVA encoded by the coding sequence GTGTCCGCGCCCCGGCTCCTGCCCGCGAGCACCGAGCACCGCGACGCCCGCCCGGGTAACCGCGTCCGGCGCGCGCTCGTGGCGCTCATCGCGCGGCTGCACCGATGGGCGGAGTCGGGCTCGGCGGGGAGCGCGGTGTGCACGTGGAGCTGCCTGCAGGGCTCCGTGGTCCCAGGGCCGAGCGAGGCGCTGTTCCTTCCGCTCGGTCTCTCGGACCCGCGCCGCGCGCTGCGGCTGGCCGCCTGGGCGGCGCTCGGCGCGGTCGTCGGTGGGCTGATCGCCTACGGCATCGGGCGCTACGCGTTCGATGCCGTCGGCCGCCCACTGGTCTCGCTGTTCGGCATCGGCCCCGCGCGATGGCACTCGCTCGAGGGGCTGTTCCATCGGCGCGGCGCCATGCTCGTGCTGCTCAGCACCGTCTCGCCGCTGTCGACGAAGCTGATCTGCATCGGCGCCGGGGCGTTCGGCGTGCCGTTCCCCGCGTACCTCGCGGCCCTCACGCTCGGGCGCGTGGGACGGTTCGGCGTGCTGGGCCTCGTCGTGCGCTTCGCCGGCGATCGCCTCGTCGCCCGCCTGGAGCGCAAGCTGGGACGGTCGATCGAGACCGTCGCCTGA
- a CDS encoding Uma2 family endonuclease yields the protein MAEVNSRAALMTAEDLYAIPDDDKHYELVNGELRVSEPPGFWHGALQTQIAAALHTHVATHGLGVVVTESGFVLRRGPDIVRGPDIAFIRTDRVPPPDRMERFIEGAPDFVAEIVSPGDAAWEIAEKVDGYLAHGVRLVWMVYPRLRQVVVHTPDRLSRVLRGNETLEGGEVVPGFILSVGDLFGDLPNAAAPRA from the coding sequence ATGGCTGAGGTGAACTCGCGCGCCGCGCTCATGACCGCCGAGGATCTCTACGCGATCCCCGACGACGACAAGCACTACGAGCTCGTGAACGGCGAGCTGCGCGTCAGCGAGCCGCCCGGGTTCTGGCACGGCGCGCTGCAGACCCAGATCGCCGCGGCACTTCACACGCACGTGGCAACCCACGGGCTCGGCGTCGTTGTCACTGAGTCCGGATTCGTCCTGCGACGCGGCCCGGACATCGTGCGGGGGCCAGACATCGCGTTCATCCGGACCGACCGCGTGCCGCCGCCCGACCGCATGGAGCGCTTCATCGAAGGGGCGCCGGATTTCGTCGCCGAGATCGTCTCCCCTGGCGATGCCGCATGGGAGATCGCCGAGAAGGTCGACGGGTACCTCGCGCATGGCGTGCGGCTCGTATGGATGGTCTACCCGCGCCTGCGGCAGGTCGTCGTGCACACGCCCGACCGCCTCTCGCGCGTGCTCCGCGGCAACGAGACGCTGGAGGGTGGCGAGGTGGTGCCCGGCTTCATACTCTCGGTCGGGGATCTGTTCGGCGACCTGCCTAACGCCGCGGCGCCGCGCGCGTGA
- a CDS encoding DUF2490 domain-containing protein: MTRHALRALVPLMALAPLALAPLAHAQTTDRVVRSQANAWLVASADLWATPEWGLQTELMYERSDFGAAPQQIEYRLGVQRMLHGGARLAFGGTYVHNSPYGPFPARVAFDEYRAWEQATVDQRVGVVSLSHRYRLEQRWIERPVLGATGQSIGHDASYTMRARYQLKGTVPITPAARAQSLYASGSEEVFLGLGPHTPLNLLDQNRLTLGLGVRWSPAVRSELGYMNQVILRADGRQVEQNHTLVLTLGFTRAAPRR; the protein is encoded by the coding sequence GTGACCCGACACGCTCTCCGCGCGCTCGTGCCGCTGATGGCACTCGCGCCGCTCGCGCTCGCGCCGCTCGCCCACGCCCAGACCACCGACCGCGTCGTCCGCTCGCAGGCGAACGCGTGGCTCGTCGCCAGCGCCGACCTGTGGGCCACGCCCGAGTGGGGCCTGCAGACGGAGCTCATGTACGAGCGCTCCGACTTCGGCGCCGCGCCGCAGCAGATCGAGTACCGGCTCGGCGTGCAGCGCATGCTGCACGGCGGGGCGCGCCTCGCGTTCGGCGGCACGTACGTGCACAACTCCCCCTACGGGCCGTTCCCGGCCCGCGTCGCGTTCGACGAGTACCGCGCGTGGGAGCAGGCGACGGTGGACCAGCGCGTCGGCGTGGTGTCGCTGTCGCACCGCTACCGACTCGAGCAGCGGTGGATCGAGCGGCCCGTGCTCGGCGCGACGGGGCAGAGCATCGGCCACGACGCGAGCTACACCATGCGCGCTCGGTATCAGCTGAAGGGCACCGTGCCGATCACGCCCGCCGCGCGCGCCCAGTCGCTCTACGCGTCGGGGTCCGAGGAGGTGTTCCTCGGCCTCGGGCCGCACACACCGCTCAACCTCCTCGACCAGAACCGCCTCACGTTAGGCCTCGGCGTGCGCTGGTCGCCCGCGGTGCGCTCGGAGCTGGGCTACATGAACCAGGTCATCCTGCGCGCCGATGGGCGCCAGGTCGAGCAGAACCACACGCTGGTGTTGACGCTCGGGTTCACGCGCGCGGCGCCGCGGCGTTAG
- the sufU gene encoding Fe-S cluster assembly sulfur transfer protein SufU has protein sequence MSTRSAPDEAQLAAIYQELILDHYRRPRNRGPLDAPDARTARRKNPLCGDELTLALAFDADGRVREARFIGQGCSISQASASMLTEAVRGKTRAEVEALLARFRALMQGDADAAADESLGELRALSGVARFPSRVQCATLPWSALAELL, from the coding sequence GTGAGCACGCGCTCGGCGCCCGACGAGGCGCAGCTCGCCGCGATCTATCAGGAGCTGATCCTCGACCACTACCGCCGGCCGCGCAACCGCGGCCCGCTCGATGCGCCCGACGCGCGCACCGCACGGCGCAAGAATCCGCTGTGCGGCGACGAGCTCACGCTCGCCCTCGCGTTCGACGCGGACGGCCGCGTGCGCGAGGCGCGCTTCATCGGCCAGGGATGCTCCATCTCGCAGGCGTCGGCATCGATGCTCACCGAAGCCGTGCGCGGGAAGACGCGCGCCGAGGTCGAGGCGCTCCTCGCACGCTTCCGGGCCCTCATGCAGGGCGACGCCGACGCGGCGGCCGACGAGTCGCTCGGCGAGCTGCGCGCGCTGAGCGGCGTGGCACGCTTCCCGTCGCGCGTGCAGTGCGCGACGCTGCCGTGGAGCGCGCTCGCCGAGCTGCTGTGA
- a CDS encoding aminotransferase class V-fold PLP-dependent enzyme — protein MSTFDSGPDLATAAPRGDFPLLAAHPELHYLDSAATSQKPQAVLDAMDHYYRNDNANPHRGAYRLSVAATDRYRESRARVARFLGLRDADALIFTRGTTEGLNLVASSWGRAHVGAGDEIVVTAMGHHADFIPWQQLALEKGARFRIVELTPDGRVDVDHLASMLGPRTKVVAIPHVSNALGTVNPVRELAALVRERSDAIVVCDGAQGAPHLPVDFDRLGVDFYAFSGHKLLGPMGIGALVGRRALLEAMSPYQFGGDMIEWVHDERSTWNVLPHKFEAGTPNVAGAVGLAAAVEYLDCIGIDRVLGHERALVRLATARLADVEGVTVHGPAPEQRSGVVSFSLADVHPHDLATILDERDVCVRAGHHCAQPLMRRLGVPATTRASFYVYSDASDVDALVEGVQAARRLFAGAV, from the coding sequence ATGTCTACGTTCGACTCCGGTCCTGACCTCGCGACGGCCGCGCCGCGCGGCGACTTCCCGCTGCTCGCCGCGCACCCCGAGCTGCACTACCTCGACTCCGCCGCGACGTCGCAGAAGCCGCAGGCGGTGCTCGACGCGATGGATCACTACTACCGCAACGACAACGCGAACCCGCACCGCGGCGCGTATCGGCTGAGCGTCGCCGCCACGGACCGCTATCGCGAGTCGCGTGCGCGCGTCGCGCGCTTCCTCGGGCTGCGCGACGCGGACGCGCTGATCTTCACCCGTGGCACCACCGAGGGGCTCAACCTCGTCGCGTCGTCGTGGGGGCGCGCGCACGTCGGCGCGGGCGACGAGATCGTCGTCACGGCGATGGGGCACCACGCCGACTTCATCCCGTGGCAGCAGCTCGCGCTCGAGAAGGGCGCGCGCTTCCGCATCGTGGAGCTGACGCCCGACGGCCGCGTCGACGTCGACCACCTCGCGTCGATGCTCGGCCCGCGCACGAAGGTCGTGGCGATCCCGCACGTCTCCAACGCGCTCGGCACGGTGAACCCGGTGCGCGAGCTCGCCGCGCTCGTCCGCGAGCGCAGCGACGCGATCGTGGTGTGCGACGGCGCGCAGGGCGCGCCCCACCTCCCCGTGGACTTCGACCGGCTCGGCGTCGACTTCTACGCGTTCAGCGGCCACAAGCTGTTGGGCCCGATGGGCATCGGCGCGCTCGTGGGGCGGCGCGCGCTGCTCGAGGCGATGTCGCCGTACCAGTTCGGCGGCGACATGATCGAGTGGGTGCACGACGAGCGGAGCACGTGGAACGTGCTGCCGCACAAGTTCGAGGCGGGGACGCCGAACGTCGCCGGCGCGGTGGGGCTCGCCGCGGCGGTGGAGTACCTCGACTGCATCGGCATAGACCGCGTGCTCGGCCACGAGCGCGCGCTCGTGAGGCTCGCCACCGCGCGGCTCGCCGACGTCGAGGGCGTCACCGTGCACGGTCCGGCGCCGGAGCAGCGCAGCGGCGTCGTGAGCTTCTCGCTCGCCGACGTGCACCCGCACGACCTCGCGACGATCCTCGACGAGCGCGACGTGTGCGTGCGCGCCGGCCATCACTGCGCGCAGCCGCTCATGCGGCGCCTCGGCGTGCCGGCCACGACGCGCGCGTCGTTCTACGTCTACAGCGACGCGTCCGACGTCGACGCGCTCGTCGAGGGCGTGCAAGCGGCGCGGCGCCTCTTCGCCGGCGCGGTCTGA
- a CDS encoding Rieske (2Fe-2S) protein, giving the protein MTDVARPADATDATDVPPGFERAARLDDVPATGLLGVEMPRDRVCIARLGDEVYAFEDRCSHALYPMSRGELRADGTLVCGWHGATFDCRTGAVCRGPASIDLQQYDVLIRDGDVYVRLRS; this is encoded by the coding sequence ATGACCGACGTCGCCCGCCCCGCCGACGCGACCGACGCGACCGATGTCCCGCCAGGCTTCGAGCGCGCCGCGCGCCTCGACGACGTTCCGGCGACCGGCCTGCTCGGCGTCGAGATGCCGCGCGACCGCGTGTGCATCGCGCGCCTCGGCGACGAGGTCTACGCGTTCGAGGACCGCTGCTCGCACGCGCTCTATCCGATGTCGCGCGGCGAGCTGCGCGCCGACGGCACGCTCGTCTGCGGATGGCACGGCGCGACGTTCGACTGTCGCACCGGCGCCGTCTGCCGCGGCCCGGCGTCCATCGATCTCCAGCAGTACGACGTCCTAATCCGTGACGGCGATGTCTACGTTCGACTCCGGTCCTGA